In Leguminivora glycinivorella isolate SPB_JAAS2020 chromosome 11, LegGlyc_1.1, whole genome shotgun sequence, a single window of DNA contains:
- the LOC125231362 gene encoding odorant receptor 67a-like, protein MIETLDKFGLAHCDLPTMMWNVAVMLRVVAVKIEGGAKSISVFFYLFATVNIVLYFFNYYASMLVFVLVGCRESGDMLAGIMVISISMNSLIGINKLFYIYTHQDKVQSLVADYIAYDRVTAWPGTTALMAALMRNVKTRLILFWAVTMGNAFIFNLQPLVMPSRLNLYDKHVVYGLKFILNITNYPFAVANIVACTFFICYITSSIGGLLIVTCGYSEVRLLTLSQEMRDLWSDAHKHYSENFEGDSHDKHAAKELNNYINYRLQAIVKSHAINIDIVKKLEGLFRNAIAVEFILLTAGLIVDLLGGLGDTYIILPFSIMQVSMDCYLGQKLMDASKVFENAIYDCKWENFDVKNRKTVLLTLMMSQRILSLSAGGVATLSFECLMAMYKAVYSAYTALRSTME, encoded by the exons ATGATTGAGACGTTAGACAAGTTCGGACTCGCGCACTGCGACCTGCCGACCATGATGTGGAATGTCGCGGTGATGCTGCGAGTTGTGGCAGTGAAGATCGAGGGAGGCGCCAAAT CAATCTCAGTATTCTTCTACCTGTTCGCGACGGTGAACATAGTGCTATATTTCTTCAACTACTACGCGTCGATGCTGGTGTTCGTGTTGGTGGGGTGCCGCGAGTCGGGGGACATGCTGGCCGGCATCATGGTAATCTCCATCAGCATGAACAGCCTCATCGGCATCAACAAGCTCTTCTACATTTACACACACCA AGACAAAGTGCAATCATTGGTGGCCGATTACATAGCGTACGACCGCGTGACTGCGTGGCCCGGCACCACGGCCCTAATGGCCGCGCTCATGAGGAATGTCAAGACCAGGCTGATATTATTCTGGGCCGTCACCATGGGCAACGCCTTCATCTTCAATCTGCAGCCACTTGTGATGCCGTCGAGGCTCAATTTGTATGATAAACATGTGGTCTATG GTTTGAAATTTATCCTGAATATAACGAACTACCCGTTTGCTGTAGCCAATATAGTTGCCTGTACCTTCTTCATCTGCTACATAACCTCAAGCATCGGCGGCCTTCTCATCGTAACCTGCGGCTATAGTGAAGTAAGACTCCTGACCCTTAGTCAAGAAATGCGAGATCTCTGGAGCGATGCCCATAAGCACTACAGTGAGAATTTTGAAGGAGATAGTCATGACAAACACGCAGCAAAAGAATTgaataattacataaactatcgCTTGCAAGCCATAGTTAAAAGCCACGCGATTAATATTGATATTGTAAAGAAACTCGAAGGTCTATTCCGAAACGCAATCGCAGTAGAATTTATCCTGCTCACAGCAGGCCTTATTGTTGATCTCCTGGGAGGTCTGGGCGACACTTATATAATCTTGCCTTTCTCCATAATGCAAGTTAGTATGGACTGCTACTTGGGGCAAAAGCTGATGGACGCAAGCAAGGTTTTCGAGAATGCTATCTACGATTGTAAGTGGGAGAATTTCGATGTTAAAAATAGGAAGACGGTGCTGTTAACTCTGATGATGTCTCAGAGAATTCTCTCTCTGTCGGCCGGCGGCGTGGCCACGCTCAGCTTCGAATGTTTAATGGCCATGTATAAAGCTGTGTACTCCGCTTATACAGCTTTACGATCAACAATGGagtaa
- the LOC125231215 gene encoding uncharacterized protein LOC125231215 codes for MRWSEAITLEFVKIYIKHECLWNPAHTGYKLKYQRAEAYSSIQSDFKAATGKSLSIPEIKIKIKNLRTTYCQQVQKILQKSSPDAIYEPSLVWFHEMDQCLKHVPTNRHSTSYINTHEMPEVDSSSQLWVDQDLPNVNAEDSNPDPLVPHTDDECDSNQLEDSENIKQEIHTSAHFKKIKKKKLKHRAKDYYSQSIDSVNQSKYEDEFDIYGKYIASQLRKMDLRNSLKLKLQIHSLVSEARLSDLSRNNI; via the exons ATGCGGTGGAGTGAAGCAATCACTCTAGAGTTTGTGAAAATATACATAAAACACGAATGCCTGTGGAACCCCGCGCACACTGGTTATAAACTAAAATATCAACGAGCAGAAGCTTACAGCAGTATTCAATCAGATTTTAAGGCGGCCACGGGCAAATCATTAAGTATTCCCGagataaaaataaagataaagaaTTTGAGAACAACCTACTGTCAGCAAGTGCAGAAAATATTACAGAAGTCGAGCCCTGATGCCATATACGAGCCTTCTTTAGTTTGGTTTCATGAGATGGACCAATGTTTGAAACATGTACCAACTAACAGACACTCTACGTCTTATATCAAT ACCCACGAAATGCCAGAAGTGGACTCATCTAGCCAATTATGGGTCGACCAAGATTTACCGAATGTTAATGCTGAAGACTCCAACCCAGACCCACTCGTGCCACATACCGATGATGAGTGTGACTCCAACCAACTTGAAGACTCGGAAAATATAAAACAAGAAATACACACATCAGCACATTTTAAGAAAATTAAGAAGAAAAAACTCAAGCATAGAGCTAAAGATTACTATTCACAGTCTATAGACAGTGTCAATCAGTCAAAATATGAAGATGAATTTGATATATATGGGAAATACATAGCTTCACAATTGAGGAAGATGGATTTAAGAAATTCTTTGAAACTGAAACTGCAGATTCACAGTCTTGTCAGTGAGGCAAGGCTATCTGATTTATCaagaaacaatatttaa
- the LOC125231217 gene encoding uncharacterized protein LOC125231217, with protein MRWSEKETCTFVKLYLENEALWNPRVPEYKSKPERHKAYTKIISDFRAATGMPLTEPEVRTKIKNLRSTYIQEVNKIRKRSSPDSVFKPSIKWFYAWHKHFSKRHRINLDGLDDTFLNHDKEIDESCQKIWVNPDEVNDNSNPDPFESEQDFLLVLKPEPGEDIKQEASSSCKVKKKKFKHRHSTDQSDRSYRNSIDEAKEDEFDIYGKFIASQLRKMNLQKALRLQLEIQSLVSEARISDITEH; from the exons ATGAGATGGAGCGAAAAAGAAACGTGTACTTTTGTCAAATTGTACCTGGAGAATGAAGCACTTTGGAATCCCAGAGTTCCAGAGTACAAATCAAAACCAGAAAGGCACAAAGCCTATACAAAGATTATATCAGATTTTCGAGCTGCTACGGGAATGCCTTTAACGGAACCTGAAGTGAGAACGAAGATTAAGAACTTGAGATCCACCTACATCCAGGAGGTCAATAAAATACGTAAGCGTTCTAGCCCGGACTCCGTTTTCAAGCCTTCGATCAAATGGTTCTATGCTTGGCATAAACATTTTAGCAAGAGGCACAGAATAAATTTGGACGGTTTAGATGATACATTTTTGaat CATGACAAAGAAATTGACGAATCATGTCAAAAAATATGGGTCAATCCAGATGAAGTAAATGATAATTCCAACCCTGACCCCTTCGAGTCCGAGCAAGACTTCCTGCTAGTCCTCAAACCAGAACCAGGAGAAGACATAAAACAAGAAGCCTCAAGTTCATGCAAAGTAAAGAAGAAAAAATTCAAACACCGCCACAGTACCGATCAGTCCGACAGGTCATACAGAAACAGCATAGATGAAGCCAAAGAGGACGAATTTGATATTTATGGGAAATTCATAGCGTCACAGTTGAGGAAAATGAATTTGCAGAAAGCGCTGCGGTTACAGCTGGAGATTCAGAGTTTAGTCAGTGAGGCGAGGATTTCAGATATTACGGAACATTGA